TCTTGCGAATAGTCCAATCATGAGTGAGATTTACAAGGCTAGTAGCAATTTGGCACTATCCAAAACGTATGCTAGCTCGTCTTCTTGGGATGTTAACCAGACAGCAGAGAAAGCATTCGATTCCAACTTATTTACAAATTGGCAGGCCTGCTATAGCTGCTGGAGCGGCCAATGGCTTGAGGTAAACTTAGGTTCGAACAAAACGTTCAACAAAGTTGTGCTATCCGAATACGGCAACCGCACACAAGGTTATACAATTGAATATTGGAACGGAACCTCCTGGCTGACAGCTTATACGGGGACGGTGCTTGGGAGCTCAAAAACGCTCACCTTTAATGCCGTGACTGGAAGTAAGGTCAGAATTAATTTCACTTCGGGTAATGGAGATGCACCTATCATTTATGAGTTTGAAATTTATTATGATTCTAAGGTAATGAATAACTTAGCTATTGGCAAAGCCTTCTCTAGCTCATCCAGTCTGGATGCTAATCAGACAGCTGCCAAGGCTTTCGACCAGAGTCTAGCCACGAATTGGCAGGCCTGCTACAACTGCTGGAACGGTCAGTGGCTTGAGGTTAACTTCGGTACTAATACGACTTTTAATAAGGTAGAGCTAACTGAATACGGTAATCGTACACAAGGCTATAAAGTCGAATATTGGAACGGTACTTCTTGGCTAACTGCTTATACAGGAACGACGATTAGCTCCAATTGGGGTTCCCGGGTAGTCACATTTAACACCGTTACTGGTAGCAAAGTACGAATTCTCTTCACTTCAGGTAACACCGCTAACGGACCAATCATTTATGAATTCGGCGTTTACAACGACCCAGCGATCACTACGAATCTAGCTATAGGCAAGACCTATTCTAGCTCATCCAACCTGGATGCTAATCAGACTGCTGCCAAAGCTTTCGACCAGAGTCTTGCCTCTAATTGGCAAGCCTGTACCAACTGTTGGAGCGGTCAGTGGCTTGAGGTTAACTTCGGCGCTAATACGACGTTTAACACAGCGGTTCTAAGTGAATTTGGCGGTCGAACAACAGGGTATCAAATCGAATATTGGAATGGTACAGTTTGGGATACTGCCTACGTTGGTTCCACTATCGGAACCAACTGGAATTCCCGAACAGTAACCTTTAATGCTGTGACTGGCAGCAAAGCCAGGATTGTATTCGCCTCCGGCACCGGGGATGCTCCAATTATTTACGAATTCGAAATCTATAATCGTTAATTCGTCATCCGAAAAGGTAAGGTTAAACATAGAAACAATACTCTCTAATCGTAAAAAAAGCCTTTGGAGATCACTCCAGAGGCTTTTTTGCTATGTCCCGATATCTATTATCCATAGTCGATTAACAACGACTCCCCGCAATAATCACTTTCCAAGGAAGCTTTTTACAATAAAATCCAACTGAGCTTCCATCGATATAGCATCATTGTAATAAGAGCCCTTTTCACTGATAAAGAATACACGGTTTTCTTTAACCGCAGGCAGGTTTTTCCATAAGCTGCTGTCATAAACGACTTCCGGTTTGCCATCATCCCATCCCCAATTACTCGTGAAGATATAATCACCAGCATATTCTGGCAATCGCTCAAGGGATAAATCCACAACTCCTTCACCTTTGCCTAGGACTTCATCCTGAATAATCTTAGGGGCTTTAAGACCGAACTCCTTATAAAGAATTTCCCCGCCTCTGCCATAAAAATCGCCAAATGCATAAAGTCCCTTAGCATACGGTTGTAGGATCGATACGGTTCTGTCGCCTACGACTTCTGCAACTTGCGGTTTGTATTCATTTATTTTCCTTTCCCACTCTTTCAACCAATCCTCGGCAGCTTGCTCCTGCCCTGCAAGCTTTCCGTATTCGAGCATCAGATCTTTGTAAGAATATTTGCCATATTCAATTCTAACGACCGGAGCAATCTTGTCTAACTCCTTATAGGTCGGCTCCATCGTAGGGGCAGCGACTACAATAATCAGATCAGGCTGCAAGCTCAAGATTTGCTCTGGTGAGAACTCACTGTCTACTGCTTCGATTCCTTCTACAAAGTCCTTCAGGAACGGATTCTTTAGCGCGTCACCCTGAGCTCCTACTGGTTTTACACCCAGTGCTAGTAGATTACCTGTAAAGCTGCCCGTAAGATCTACAATCCGTTGGGGATGCGCCGGAATAACTACCTCCCCTTGACTATCCACATAGACTTTTGTAGTAGCAGCCGGAGAGGCTTGCGCAGAAGAAGTCTCCACGGGATTCTGTCCCGACACTGTTCCTCCGGTGTTTCCCGCGTTATTAGTGCTGCCAGAACAGGCACTGAGCAGTAATGCCAAACATAGAAGCATAGTCGCTCCTGCCATAGTTACTGGTTTATTTGCTTTGTACATTCGTAAATCTCCCTTTTCATTAAGTTGATAATGATTCTCATGCCCAATATCAATATATCGAAGAGAAGGGAGCGGCACAACGGCAGATTGGGAACGAATACGTGGCAATTTCAGAACCGAATTCACACCAAGCTGCTTCGTTCTGAACAGTGCCGGAGGCAAACCAAAGTGCTTTTTAAAGCTGCGGCTTAACGTATGCGCGTCGGGATAGCCTACTCGTGGGGCAATCTCTTGCACAGTAGCCTCTGTGTTCAATAATAGCTGTGCAGCCTTGTCCATACGAATTTGCGTGAGAAGGCGAATTGGACTTTCGTTCATTCTGCTCTTGAACAGCTTAGTCAAGTACCTCGTGCTACAATCAAGCAGATCCGCAATTACATCCAGTGTTAGAGGTTCCATATAGCGCTCATTCATGAAACGGAGTGCCTGTGCAACCAGATCAGGTCGTATAGGCTCTATTCCCTGACGCTGCATCTGAAATAAAAGCTCATGTACAAATTGGTAGAATAGCGTTCTCGCATGGAATTTATCCAATGGCTCTGACTTTACCCACTCCTCGAACATCTGCCCAGCTTTATCTAGCAGAGAGAGCGGGTATTGGGGTACGAAGCCATACTGTAGCTGAAATGGCTTATTTGACGCTATAAGCCGTACCCATTCCTGAGAGGCGGGCAATGTGAGCGTAGCTTTATATAAGATCAAATAATATTCAAACCGCTCTTCAGCAGCAATATTTAGACGTGCGCCCTTCCCTCCGTGTAGAACGTGAAATCGGTCCGCACTATACATTGAATCATCCAGCCAAATCCGCGCTCTGCCGTGTACGGCGTAGAGAAAAGTACTGGCTGGAAGACTATATTCCGGCATTTCTTCTCCCTGCTCCAGCAGCATATAACGTACATCCATCATTTTTATAGAAGCGTGATTCCACAGCGTAATATGCTCGTTCAAATTCATCGCAGCGCTTCATTCCCTCCAACCGCACAACTACGGTCTTTCTCCTCCTTTTATTATATTGATAATTATTATCATCGTAAACAATTTGAAAAAACAACATTTTGATTTCCGTTGTTTGATTGGACTTCTTATTGTTGCTATTAGCATTGTACAGCTGCTTTAAACATCCGCAACACAGCGGAAGCCCATATGGCCTGTTGTACTATCTGGCGTATTCGCAGTTCGCGCCGCTACACGGTAGCGATTGCAGTAGGATTTGTGGCACAGATAAGAACCGCCTTTTAATGTCTTCGTCATGCCTTTCGCTGGGCCCTTCGGATTGTGTGTAGATGCGGATTTGTGGTGGTTTGGGCTAAACCAATCTTGACACCATTCCCATACGTTGCCGACTACATTGTATAATCCATAGTCATTAGGCAAATACGATTGTACAGGTGCAGTTCCCACATAGCCGTCTAATGCATGGTTTACTTTCGGGAACAGCCCTTGCCATATATTGCATCGATGCTCTCCCTCTACTAGTAGAGTGTCCCCCCATGGATAACGCTTCTGGACAAGACCGCCTCGTGCGGCGTACTCCCATTCGGCTTCGGTGGGTAGCCGCTTCCCCGCCCAGCGGCAATAGGCAGCGGCATCGTTCCAAGACACTTGCACGACAGGATGATCACCCCGGCTTACAATACTGGAACCAGGCCCTTCAGGGTTATACCAGTTGGCTCCTTCTACCTTCAACCACCATGAAGCATTATCTGCAATTCCATCTACGTTTTCTTTAAGAGAATCTGATACGAAGAGATGAAAAACATACGACCATCCAAACTTCTCTGCATCTGTCACATAACCCGTATCAGCTACAAATAACTTAAACTTTTCATTCGTAACGGCATAGGGATCGATATAAAATGAATCTATTAATAAAGTTCGAACAGGCCCTTCGCCATCCTGCTGCAGCCCATCACCGTGGCCATCGCCCATTAGAAACTCACTACTCGGCAGCAAAATCATACCGTTAGTGGCCAAATCATGACTTGCGCTTGCGCTCTTTATCTCTTCCGTTCGATCTATACTAGCTCCATTCCCCCTACTCACCGAGCAGCCGCATGACAATTTTATTTCTGACATATAAACTCCCTCCCATTTTCCTAAAGACAATGACCCGCAAGTCCTTGGGAGGACAATGCGGGCCTCATATAAATCGCGATTCATTTAAGATAATAAGGCGGTCAGGCACCTGATACACGGGGCATCCACATCGGTTCCTTACCTAACTCCGCCCAGATATACCGCAAGAGTAGCCTAGATTTAAGCTCTGCTGCTTGTGGGTCGTCCCACAAGTTGATGAGCTCTTGCGAGTCTTCCTGGAGATCGAACAACTCCCCGTATTCTTGATTATAATAGACGGTAATTTTATAGCGGTCCTCCACATACGTTTTC
This portion of the Cohnella abietis genome encodes:
- a CDS encoding formylglycine-generating enzyme family protein, with the protein product MSEIKLSCGCSVSRGNGASIDRTEEIKSASASHDLATNGMILLPSSEFLMGDGHGDGLQQDGEGPVRTLLIDSFYIDPYAVTNEKFKLFVADTGYVTDAEKFGWSYVFHLFVSDSLKENVDGIADNASWWLKVEGANWYNPEGPGSSIVSRGDHPVVQVSWNDAAAYCRWAGKRLPTEAEWEYAARGGLVQKRYPWGDTLLVEGEHRCNIWQGLFPKVNHALDGYVGTAPVQSYLPNDYGLYNVVGNVWEWCQDWFSPNHHKSASTHNPKGPAKGMTKTLKGGSYLCHKSYCNRYRVAARTANTPDSTTGHMGFRCVADV
- a CDS encoding AraC family transcriptional regulator, with the translated sequence MMDVRYMLLEQGEEMPEYSLPASTFLYAVHGRARIWLDDSMYSADRFHVLHGGKGARLNIAAEERFEYYLILYKATLTLPASQEWVRLIASNKPFQLQYGFVPQYPLSLLDKAGQMFEEWVKSEPLDKFHARTLFYQFVHELLFQMQRQGIEPIRPDLVAQALRFMNERYMEPLTLDVIADLLDCSTRYLTKLFKSRMNESPIRLLTQIRMDKAAQLLLNTEATVQEIAPRVGYPDAHTLSRSFKKHFGLPPALFRTKQLGVNSVLKLPRIRSQSAVVPLPSLRYIDIGHENHYQLNEKGDLRMYKANKPVTMAGATMLLCLALLLSACSGSTNNAGNTGGTVSGQNPVETSSAQASPAATTKVYVDSQGEVVIPAHPQRIVDLTGSFTGNLLALGVKPVGAQGDALKNPFLKDFVEGIEAVDSEFSPEQILSLQPDLIIVVAAPTMEPTYKELDKIAPVVRIEYGKYSYKDLMLEYGKLAGQEQAAEDWLKEWERKINEYKPQVAEVVGDRTVSILQPYAKGLYAFGDFYGRGGEILYKEFGLKAPKIIQDEVLGKGEGVVDLSLERLPEYAGDYIFTSNWGWDDGKPEVVYDSSLWKNLPAVKENRVFFISEKGSYYNDAISMEAQLDFIVKSFLGK